The proteins below come from a single Agromyces flavus genomic window:
- a CDS encoding DUF2188 domain-containing protein, whose amino-acid sequence MADGDVETISKRGQWVNRVVGEPERSQSYRTKEEAIDAGRELAALHGTAHRVIDADETGAITDEDEAVEIDQDAGSPVDPADPGDGTRPERAAGVPQDGPIEARAEDAGA is encoded by the coding sequence ATGGCCGACGGCGATGTGGAGACCATTTCCAAGCGGGGACAGTGGGTGAACCGAGTGGTGGGCGAGCCGGAGCGCTCGCAGAGCTACCGGACGAAGGAGGAGGCGATCGACGCGGGCCGCGAGCTCGCAGCCCTGCACGGCACCGCCCACCGCGTCATCGACGCCGACGAGACCGGTGCCATCACCGACGAGGACGAGGCGGTCGAGATCGACCAGGACGCCGGGTCGCCGGTGGACCCGGCCGACCCGGGCGACGGCACCCGGCCGGAGCGTGCCGCCGGGGTACCCCAAGACGGCCCGATCGAGGCACGAGCGGAGGACGCGGGAGCATGA
- a CDS encoding helix-turn-helix transcriptional regulator: protein MIQSSTIESGRAAATELRWAEAYERLSIADADGGLAPPDLEVLATAALLRGEGHAALDVMTRAHEAYVVHGDVESGARAAAWIAVYQIELGEFSHSFEWIPRARRLLTSLAEPSTSVVGLAMVPTTVASIASGDHLGAERQAIEIEEIAERFRDLDLAAMGAFLRGYCVLELGDDGAGFAHMDRAVAAVEHRATSPVFSGFILCTAVGMAHIGFDLARVVAWTAVLDDWCRGQPELVAYDGQRHALRSALLRLQGAWDEASTEAELGMSRFRAGDYRAMWGAPYWYGELQRLRGALHSAAESFRRAGEAAWDPHPGAAMLLLTEGKVERAQEQIRRSAADADRFMRRYRLPAMVEIEIAAGDLEASRRALAELRVRAGSTPSPMLATVIAFATAQVRLAEGDAAEALVAGGEAGSGWRELGVPYELARSRVLLGRALRALGEAERARAEFEAARAGFTELGAVPALVELDRIMGSGRGSGALTDRELEVLRLVSTGLTNRAIAERLSLSEKTVARHLSNIFAKLGLSSRAGATAYAYENGLV from the coding sequence ATGATCCAGTCCAGCACCATCGAGTCGGGCCGCGCCGCCGCGACGGAGCTGCGCTGGGCGGAGGCGTACGAGCGACTGTCCATCGCCGACGCCGACGGCGGTCTCGCGCCGCCCGACCTCGAGGTGCTCGCGACCGCGGCCCTGCTCCGCGGCGAGGGCCACGCCGCGCTCGACGTGATGACGAGGGCCCACGAAGCGTACGTCGTGCACGGCGACGTCGAGAGCGGAGCCCGAGCGGCGGCGTGGATCGCCGTCTACCAGATCGAGCTCGGCGAGTTCTCGCACAGCTTCGAGTGGATCCCGAGGGCTCGCCGGCTCCTGACCTCGCTCGCCGAACCGTCGACGTCGGTCGTGGGTCTCGCGATGGTGCCCACCACGGTCGCATCGATCGCGAGCGGAGACCACCTCGGCGCCGAGCGTCAGGCCATCGAGATCGAGGAGATCGCCGAGCGGTTCCGGGACCTCGACCTCGCGGCCATGGGAGCCTTCCTGCGCGGCTACTGCGTGCTCGAACTCGGCGACGACGGCGCGGGCTTTGCGCACATGGACCGAGCGGTCGCCGCGGTCGAGCACCGCGCGACGTCCCCGGTCTTCTCCGGCTTCATCCTGTGCACCGCGGTGGGCATGGCGCATATCGGGTTCGACCTCGCGCGAGTCGTCGCATGGACCGCGGTCCTCGACGACTGGTGCCGGGGCCAGCCGGAGCTCGTGGCGTACGACGGGCAGCGGCATGCCCTGCGTTCCGCGCTCCTCCGGTTGCAGGGCGCGTGGGACGAGGCGTCGACCGAGGCGGAGCTCGGGATGTCGCGTTTCCGGGCGGGCGACTACCGCGCCATGTGGGGGGCGCCGTACTGGTACGGCGAGCTCCAGCGGCTCCGCGGCGCATTGCACTCGGCCGCGGAGTCGTTCCGGCGGGCGGGTGAAGCCGCCTGGGATCCGCATCCGGGTGCCGCCATGCTCCTGCTCACCGAGGGGAAGGTCGAGCGCGCGCAGGAGCAGATCCGGCGCAGCGCTGCCGACGCGGACCGCTTCATGCGGCGGTACCGGCTCCCCGCCATGGTCGAGATCGAGATCGCGGCCGGAGACCTCGAGGCGTCGCGTCGGGCGCTCGCCGAACTGCGCGTGCGGGCCGGCTCGACCCCGTCGCCGATGCTCGCGACCGTGATCGCGTTCGCGACGGCGCAAGTGCGGCTCGCCGAGGGCGATGCCGCCGAGGCGCTCGTCGCGGGGGGCGAGGCGGGCAGCGGATGGCGCGAACTCGGCGTGCCCTACGAACTGGCTCGGAGTCGCGTGCTCCTCGGGCGGGCCCTCCGGGCGCTCGGCGAGGCAGAACGGGCGCGCGCCGAGTTCGAAGCGGCGCGCGCGGGATTCACCGAGCTCGGCGCCGTGCCTGCGCTCGTCGAACTCGACCGGATCATGGGTTCCGGGCGGGGCAGCGGCGCCCTCACCGACCGGGAGTTGGAGGTGCTCCGCCTCGTGTCGACCGGTCTCACCAACCGGGCGATCGCCGAGCGCCTCTCGCTCAGCGAGAAGACCGTGGCACGGCATCTCAGCAACATCTTCGCCAAGCTCGGCTTGTCGAGCCGCGCCGGAGCGACGGCCTACGCCTACGAGAACGGCCTCGTGTGA
- a CDS encoding iron chaperone, which produces MGEMTDYIAGLDEPDRSAMAEVQRAALDLVPEAVEGVSYGMPALRYRDRPLLSVMQAKGHIGLYPFSPAVVDAVSGELGGYSFSKGTIRFTADHPLPDGLVDRIVALRRDEIDAASAR; this is translated from the coding sequence ATGGGGGAGATGACGGACTACATCGCGGGCCTCGACGAGCCCGACCGCTCGGCGATGGCCGAGGTGCAGCGTGCGGCGCTCGATCTCGTGCCCGAGGCGGTCGAGGGCGTGAGCTACGGGATGCCCGCCTTGCGCTACCGCGATCGACCGCTGCTCTCGGTGATGCAGGCCAAGGGCCACATCGGCCTCTACCCCTTCAGTCCCGCCGTCGTGGATGCCGTCTCCGGCGAGCTCGGCGGGTACTCCTTCTCGAAGGGCACCATCCGCTTCACCGCCGACCATCCCCTGCCCGATGGGCTCGTCGATCGGATCGTGGCCCTGCGCCGCGACGAGATCGACGCGGCATCCGCCCGCTGA
- a CDS encoding acylphosphatase, whose protein sequence is MIRQRVIVHGRVQAVGFRYSALLEAKRLGVAGWIRNRSDGAVEAEIEGDESSVDAMLGWLDDGPPGADVTSISTTDLEPTGERGFRVTG, encoded by the coding sequence ATGATCCGGCAGCGCGTCATCGTCCACGGCCGCGTGCAGGCGGTCGGATTCCGCTACAGCGCGCTCCTCGAGGCCAAGCGCCTCGGCGTGGCCGGGTGGATCCGCAACCGGTCCGACGGTGCGGTCGAGGCCGAGATCGAGGGCGACGAGTCCTCGGTCGACGCCATGCTGGGATGGCTCGACGACGGTCCGCCGGGGGCGGACGTCACGTCCATCAGCACGACCGATCTCGAGCCGACGGGCGAGCGTGGATTTCGCGTGACGGGATGA